The DNA window GCGAGACAGCCTGAAGACAACCACCTTTCGTGGAGGCAGCGTAATCGTCTGGGTCGTTTGAGGGTTACGACCTTTGCGTGCCCGCTTGTCGTATGCCTCAAATTTGCCGAATCCACTGATAAGAAGAGCGTGGTCCTTCTTGATGGATGTCTTCATGATGTCAAGGATGGATTCAACCAGATCCTTGATCTCGGCGCGATTCTTGTCAGTCCGTTCGTAGATGTAATCCACGATGCCAGCTTTGGTGAGGGTGCTCATTGATCGCCTCCAAAAAAAGGTTTCCAGAAATTACTTCACGAGGTCCGCGATTTTTGTCGCGAGCCGTTGCATCTCGTCAGAGTCTGTATACGAAGTCTGCTCCCACAGGCGCAGTCCATCATCCGAAAATCTCGGAATAAGGTGATAATGTGCATGATTCACCAACTGTCCGGCCGCCTCATAGTTGTTTTGCATGAGATTCAGTCCGTCGGCCTTGGTGACATCCATGATCGCCTTTCCCACAACCGACAACGCATGAAGCAGGTCATTTCCCAGTTCGGCGGGGATATCCATCAGCGTGGGGTAGTGCCCTTT is part of the Pseudodesulfovibrio sp. JC047 genome and encodes:
- a CDS encoding HIT domain-containing protein: MAHVDSDCVFCQIIAGKIPCAKVFESKTCFAFLDIAPVNAGHALVLPKGHYPTLMDIPAELGNDLLHALSVVGKAIMDVTKADGLNLMQNNYEAAGQLVNHAHYHLIPRFSDDGLRLWEQTSYTDSDEMQRLATKIADLVK
- a CDS encoding integration host factor subunit alpha, which gives rise to MSTLTKAGIVDYIYERTDKNRAEIKDLVESILDIMKTSIKKDHALLISGFGKFEAYDKRARKGRNPQTTQTITLPPRKVVVFRLSRKFRAELNR